A window of Mobiluncus massiliensis genomic DNA:
CTACCAGGGCATTCTCTGTGAAGGTTAGGTAAATAACCGCCGCAAAGACTTCATATATACTAAAGTATCTAACGAGAAAAGCAAATCGAGTCCACTTACAAGGGGGATCTGAAGAGATGGCGAAGACGGCATCTGCACCAAAGGACACCAAAGAGCACCGGCGAGTAATTGTGGCCGAAGACGAGGCCTTAATCCGCCTCGACATTGTCGAAACTATGAAAGAAAACGATTTCGAAGTGGTCGGCGAAGCTGCCGACGGCGAGGAAGCCGTAACCCTAGCTCTGGAACTCGAACCTGATTTGATGGTTATGGACATTAAAATGCCAAAGCTTGATGGCATTGCGGCAGCCGAAAAAATCATGAAGGAAGCTCCCTGCGCTATCGTGATGCTTACCGCTTTTTCCGACAAGGAACTCATCGAACGCGCCAAAGATGCCGGTACTATGGCTTACCTGGTGAAACCGTTTGACCCCAAGGATTTATTGCCCGCCGTAGAGGTCGCCCTGTCACGCCACCAGGAGCTACTCTCTTTGGAAGATTCCATTGCTGACCTGCAAGACCGGCTCAGCACCCGCAAACAGGTAGACCGCGCCAAAGGTCTCTTGATGGAAAAGATGGAACTGACCGAACCGGAAGCGTTCCGCTGGATTCAAAAGACTTCGATGGATCGTCGCCTGTCCATGCGGGAAGTGGCAGATGCGGTCATTGACCAGCTAGGCGATTAATTGGGCTGTTCCACAAGGTAGCAGGTCATCAGGCCGGTGGAGATAATTTTGCCGGTGTCCTCGCTGATGTTGTCAAAACGGTATACCGCGGTGCGTCGTCCCAGGTGAACCGCATCGGCGGTGCAGATGATGCGGCCGCTGATTCCCGGTTTGATATGGGTGATGTCCAGATGCGCTCCTACGGCGCTTTTGCCGAACTGTTTAGCCCACTGGTAAGCAGCAAAAGACGCGACAGACTCCGCCAGGAGAGCCGCGGCTCCGCCGTGCAGTATCCCAAACGGTTGGGTATTACCTTCCAGCGGCATGATACCGACCGCATGTTCGGCGCTGAGCTCGGAAAACGTAATGCCCATTTTCTCGATAGCAGGGCCCAGATTATCCCGATCCATTCTTACCTCCGGGGTTCTTGATAACCTACAGACATGAGTAAAAGACGTTTACTGGTATTGGATGGGCATTCCTTGGCTTTTCGGGCTTTCTTTAGCCGTGACCCGGAACACTTCCGCACCTCCACCGGTGTCTATACTAATGCGGTACACGGATTTTTCTCTATGCTGCTGACGATGATTCGCACTGAGAAGCCCACTCATATCGGTGCAGCTTTCGACCTTTCTCGTCACTCCTTTCGTACTGACATCTATCCGGACTACAAAGGCGGCCGTTCCGAAACGCCACCGGAATTTATCGGACAAGTGGAAAATATCCAGAAGTTGCTCAGCGCGATGGGGATTAAGTGGCTGACGGAACCCAATGTCGAGGCGGATGACATTTTGGCGACATTGACGGCAAAAGGGACCAAAAACG
This region includes:
- a CDS encoding response regulator, with the translated sequence MAKTASAPKDTKEHRRVIVAEDEALIRLDIVETMKENDFEVVGEAADGEEAVTLALELEPDLMVMDIKMPKLDGIAAAEKIMKEAPCAIVMLTAFSDKELIERAKDAGTMAYLVKPFDPKDLLPAVEVALSRHQELLSLEDSIADLQDRLSTRKQVDRAKGLLMEKMELTEPEAFRWIQKTSMDRRLSMREVADAVIDQLGD
- a CDS encoding PaaI family thioesterase — encoded protein: MDRDNLGPAIEKMGITFSELSAEHAVGIMPLEGNTQPFGILHGGAAALLAESVASFAAYQWAKQFGKSAVGAHLDITHIKPGISGRIICTADAVHLGRRTAVYRFDNISEDTGKIISTGLMTCYLVEQPN